Part of the Nilaparvata lugens isolate BPH unplaced genomic scaffold, ASM1435652v1 scaffold3588, whole genome shotgun sequence genome is shown below.
TTGTAATCGTGATTATAAACCTGGTGACGAAAATATGTGCTATGAAATTGTTAAAGAAGGAACTATGTCTACAGTAAATACTGCATTTATAAATGGCCTGACAAGAGAAATAACATTTCAATCCATGGTTCTATCATCTGcacttttattcatattttttggaCTTCCGTTTGGATTTTGCCTGGCATCTATTCCAGGAGTCGTGGTTTTCATGTACTTCTGTATTTACTCTGGACACAAATCAAAGCGTTACAAATTCCCAAGATATGTACAATATTCCTCGTGTCTACATGTCTTCAAAGTATACAGGTTTTTGGGTTGCTGAGGTTTTGAGCCTGCAGCAAATTTCAAAAGTGGTCTAGTAAAATGCCCATTCTcagtgaaaaagattttaacagtaaaaaatattgataccGCATTATACTTCAAAAAGATTGTTGGAACAGTTGCGATCAAGAAGTAAAAACAGCGAGGATACGCATGGCTGAGAAGAATGGCGGTGTCATCATCCTACCAAAGGTTGGGCATAGCAGCTGCCCTGCTAAAAGAAGCTTTGGACTTTTGTCAAGATAAATATGTTGGAGTTGAATTGGTAACAACTGAATGTCACGATGTTGCGCGGGActtctattttaaaaaaagggtttGAATTGAGGAATATGTTCACAAGCGATTGgtaggaaaatattattagtttgATTTATGAACTTGTCTACAAATTCAAGACTAATAAGATTCACGTATCACCATGAGTAGCCTATTAGATGCTTTATACTAAATAGAAGGCTGTCATTAAGACTGAAttagattttagaaatagacgTAATGAACTAAGCTTAcatcaaaaaaattaatatttactacgcacataataaattttaatttatcggttaaaaaaaaaaacagaagcAATATACTTAgttttttaaagttattaaTGTTTGATAGCATTCCAGCATAGTAGAACATTAACGGCATAGCTTTTTTGATCTTTACTCTCTTTAGATTagctattttcaaataaaaaacgtTGATGAGTCACGTTATTTCAGTTCAGTGTGCAGGGTGTAGTCGGCATTCCATTATCTTAATCATCATTACAATGAGTGGTTTATCGTGGAAGTGTGACTaattttttgcaaataaaaCTATTCCAAGTGTCATTGAAGCAATAATTGTTTATCTACTATTAATATTAATCGGTTGTCGTAAATGttcttttgtaattaacactttattcattaaaagtttacatttatgaacaagattaaataaaatacaacaATTTGGAACGTTCATCATAAATCCCAAAATTATCTTTCAATTATAAACAGTTCGTTgccaaaacttcttgggagaggtgaggtttttgaccctgcaaagtttcggaggggcaaaaagaaaaaaacccaagagaccagagatgggtgaaactccaggcacaaatgtgggttaagaggctgagtcaagggtggccatgcgccctagaggcaacttggccgccccttcctcagTGGAAGGACCtgcaaagaaggccaggagtggaattCACGTAgttcacgaggactaatcagtctggagagactgccaagcatatcacactggattgcgacaagcaaccaggttatgaatgggatgttagcaaagggaaaaactcctggctCTTGTAAAGGGCACAgatattggtttgcctaactaacatacttctcggttgacgtgtgaggttctttgaacatttggatccttgaatccgtcccttcaaaaataataataatgcatcATCCACACTCCCTTATTCCTTGATCAAAACTTTATTATTGactatcaggtaacccgtgctctacaagggtctattttaaaacttgacaaattgatACTTTacgtaatgaaaatttgaagaatttaaaacaggcctaaaaccatcctcggttaattaagaatcgatatgcaaaatttcaagttgatcagtccagtagttcagtcgcggatgatgatgcgtcaaacataattttcctatcccgtactaaTATAAACCAGTTCtctactttattatagtatagattggtGAGCCTTAAAAGGTCCTATCCAACTAAGTTTTTTTGGGTTGCCAAAACATAGACCAAATCAGACACCTTTTGGGGGAAATTATTCAACTCTACCCACTTCTTcgtgaaataacaatgatcaatgTTCTTACCCTCAAAAATCGATGGcaagtggaaaatatttataaaggtGTCACTTTTTGTGAGTTAGTATATGCTATAGTATTTATTAAATAGGATATGGAAATTACATAATCTATTCCAGTCAACTTATGGTAAGTtggtgaaattaattattagttcaaaaataattataattttaaaaggaaATAATTGTCATGATACTGAGTTtttggtcaacaatatttttatattggaatttatccaatcattaatttttcagaaattctatttgcattaaacattatttatcgattcatataaatgtattatacatgacaatgaattgttcaaaatatcctatactataaaTTAATATGCAACTTcggtttatatgtttggatgtttatatgttagtTTTTCACCGGATCttaaaaacggctctaacgattctcacgaaattcagaacatagtaggtttataatataaagattcgattgcactaggtctcatccctgggaaactagctgaatgacattaaaaggataattattattcatccttagaAAAACAGCTGGTAATAAGTATTTCGCCGTCTGTTGGCgatgaaagtgagtgagcgagttcatgtgtgtgggactgtgtcaaaattatgactcagctgttgaacttttgtaatcattcaatcaggtacttagtgccggttgcaaaaaagccgggttattttcaatcctgattaattccagtagatcctttctttttgaaatgatctttgatttggttcatgtgaagttaaaatttaatcggcttttgtgagggaaatttttgcagtAGTTCCAAGACCaggaaattctattttattccatAAGTAGAAGTTTGAATTGAGTCATACTCCGTTGTCCTGTCTGATGTCTGAATAAATTCATGTTCTTTCACATACTCCGTCAATTTGTAACAGACCGTATTGCCAAGTAGTATCTTAAAAGTATCGCAAACCTACTTTTATCTACCCACCAATCttgcttttttattttttactcaAGGGTCTTCAGGTTTAATGGCAACCGGTTGAAACGTAGGCTCCGCTAGAGactatttgaattttttgagGTGGGTTATTGGGCAGATCGATATCTTtgatatttctttaaaaaattacGAACTGCTGTCAGTTAATATCGTTATATATCCTTAGTCTGCGATCCTGACACGGAGAGAAAACTGATTGAGGGATAAAAGCATGGTCACAATACAAGGAATACTGAAGATGTCAGGTTTACTTCCTGACACAGTCAATCCAGATCTCCGGTCATGACTCAAAGAGAGAAGTCTGAAGTAAGTACCGATCTCCCCAAACTCCACCTCAAAAATTCAAGGAGTACAGAGCATAAGTTACGCCAGAAccatatttacaaaaaaaaaaatatcttccaATTTATTAGTTTCTTATATTGTCCCTCAAGGATCCGTACTAGGACCTTGCTTTCCTAGTATATATATGATTCTGACAAGTGCTGCACCTGATATAGATTAATATGTGAGGCGTTCAGAAGCCAAACTGACTAACTccacttttttttcaaattgcgTTAATCACATGGCTGTGTTGCATTTATGAATACTTTTCATTTGCCAAACTGACTAACTCCATAGTTATAAGATTTACCACTAGAATGAGCTGAATTGCTATGCCAACTGAATATTTCACCAGCTGTTTCAGTGGCCAATTTGATTAACTCCACGTTTTCATAACAACTGATGTGCGCATGGTTGAATTAGTTCTACAAAAGTTTATTTCATGACTGTTTCGTTTTTATAACTACACAGTTAGTGGATAATGTGACATTATCGTTTTGTTTACTTCATAAATTGCAAAAAGTATCTACAATGAGTAACGACAGCAGTTCAAGTGACATTTTTGGTGACAACTCAGACTTGGATCCAGACTTTCTACCAGGTTCAGATTTAGATGCAAGTaataattcttcaattcaatcaaaaatcaaaccaaaaactttcaataatttaggCTCTAATAGAGTTTACCAACCGGATAATGATGTTGAAGAAAGCAGTGACTCTGAAGATTCTGGTGTTAGGCCTAGGCTGGAGCCTGTAAGAGGTCGTAAACGTAAAAGGAATCCCAATAATTGGAATAGGGCACAACAGAACAAAAAAAGGCTTTCTGGTAAAGAGTACCAAACACGTTCAGGTTGTACAGTTCCTTCAAAAACTTTCAATGATAAACAGTGTAAGTGTGCAAGAAAGTGCAATGAAAAAATTTCAACTGAAAACAGggaaaaaattttcaaatcattttacACTTTGAAAACTCAGAtagaacaaaatatttttctcaatggaTGTGTGAAATCGACCAGTATTAAAAGACGTCGGCCTAAAAATGAATCCAAATCTCCCAGAAACCacagtttttcatttttgctCAGAGTTGAAAATGATGATATTCAGGTATGTAAAACTTACTTTAGGCAAACATTTCAAGTGTCTGATGGTCGAATTCACAGCTGTGCAATCAAGGATGACATCAGCAGCATTATTGATGAGAGAGGAAAATCGACACCAGGCAATAAAGTTGACATTTCAAGTGTTGTGAACCACATCAACTCTTTTCCTGCCTACTCCAGCCACTATACAAGAGCACACAATCCCAACCGAAAATATTTAAACCCAGACCTCACCATTAAAAAAATGTTCGACCTTTATGTTTTGTGGTGTGGAGAAAATCAAATAGCTCCTGtaaaagaaaaaatgtattaccatgtattttcaaataattttaatttacatTTCAAACCTCCACTAAAAGATACATGTCAAAAGTGTGACTGTTTCCAAAATAGACTTCTGGTAGcaaataatgatgataagaAAGAAATAGAATCAGAGAAGGAGCTTCACCTTAGAAAAGCACAAAAAGCAAGAGAAAGTTTGAAAGAAGATCAAGAAAAATGTTCTGATGATTTGTATGTAATAACTTTTGATCTCCAGAAAGCATTGGCTTTTCCAAAGTTGTCAACATCTGTAGCCTACTACAAACGCAACTTGTATGTTTATAATTTAGGGGTCCACGTTTTTAACAATGCAACTGCCTACATGTATGTCTGGCCTGAAACAGAAGGTTCGAGAGGCTCGCAAGAAATCAGCTCTTGTCTGATAAAACACTTGACTGGACATGGAAACAATGCTAAACACATTGTTATGTACTCAGACTCATGTGGTGGCCAAaacagaaatataaaaatagttcTCTCTCTCATGAAATACTTACAAAATCAGACTGGAAAAACAGAAATTATTGACTTGAAATACCTCGTACCTGGACACAGCTACCTTCCAAACGATTCagatttttcattcattgaaaaaagaGCCAAGACAAGCAGCAATATCTTTTCTCCAAGAGATTGGTACGATATCATTCTTGGCTGCAGGAAAAAAGACAAGTACTTGCTCAAAGAAATGAACCATGAAGAGTTCCTCTCAACAGAGAACTTGGAAAAATGTATTACAAACCGAAAGAAAAATGAACAAGGTGAACCAGTTAACTGGCTGACAATGAGATGGATCAGAGTTGAGAAGGCTGAACCATTTGCTTTTAAATACAAAACTACTTTCTCATCAGAAATACcttttggaaaaatcaatatcagaaggaaaaatgaaaacaGACGTCCTTTAGAAAGCCTTGCTAATGTCACACAAGATCTTCTCTATCCAACAACAAGACCGATCACCATGGCCAAGAAGAAGGACATGATGGACCTTTTGAAGTTCATCCCCCCTGTTCATCACCAGTATTATAAAAACCTGAAGACTGACAGACAAATCCTGCAACAAGGATCAGccagtgatgatgatgacgactGCATTACCTATGCAGATTAGGAGTAGcctatgtataattttttatacatacataatttttctaaagtATGTATTTCACGTTTTTTACTTTTTGGATCattaaatatttctaatttttacttccattctgtttcattttcatttcccACTTCTTTTGTTCAATAAATTGCATATATTCAAACCACTTGGAAAATTTTAACAATATCTTTCAGTTGGCAATGTGACTAACTCCATACAAAGTGCCTTTATTTGGGAAAATtgggaaattgatttttttttaacaaCTTTGAAGTGCTAAAAACTCAACCTTAATAGTAAGAAAATAGAtgagtttattcaaaatatcctggGATGATAATGTAGTTTTATATAGACAAATAACTTCAACAgcttgaactgaaaattttcatgaaatggaGTTAGTCAGTTTGGCTTCTGAACGCATCAGCTAttgtaatctttttcacttacacacactctctcacgttttcaacagattatggaaacttttttctgatcagctgctactagagggaccaataatcctctcTCAGGGAACATCAGTGAATTTTCttagagttgagacctgttccaaaataatgttttttgtcgcaaacccactatattcctgattcaataaaattgttagagccgtttcgagatccatccgacatacatacatatccacaaactcacatattcaaacagaaattgctttcttagtataatcatagagaaacaatagcataagtagatatcccatggcatagggcgtttatgtcgaaacttttactgttatctcaatccgatagcccacgtagttctttcccgtgaagcttcatgacgctggtagtctctcatattgtgccgttcatacactcttacccggtcaaaacagtaaaaatcaacaataataatcgACAGCAATCGGCTTGGAATAACAGTAaatgttgcgacataaacaccctataccatgggatatctacttacgctattgtttctctatggtatattgacttcaatgattatgatttcattcaatgagagcttattacacaaaataataacagctggcatcaaaagcaaaaatgtcaaacatgattgaaattgaaacagtagcgatcatcaacattattatcttcatctgatctaaagtaaccaaattatagtaaaattcacatcaatgtgtcagcattgttttaaTCGGGAGCATTAATGCTATTactgaggaatactgacagtcaatgaactattatgcatattctctaatatttttgaaaacaaacaatcaatgtttgtgaataattgattcatgggaaaagcttacttctatggaagatattttcaCATTAGGAAGAGCAATAACAGATATTTGGCCgttctaataaataaccccttacttctatggaagatatttttacattaggaaaagcaataacagctatttggccgttctAATAAATAACTCATTTCTTTCGCCCAAATTATATTTTGGCCGAAtctcctcattctttgcaaatagattccacaacggacacttctgaagttttaaaaataccctccattcatcatactgaattattagaATTTAATCGAAACTGTTTAAGCAGTTTTCGCAATGTCGcattatacaaacaaaattagtcttgatagaaaaGGATGAATTGATTGAAGCAACTccagtcataaaagtttgttttatgaaaaattaaaattatctatactccaaGGTATAGCTtccgattgaagcagcagtgcccgatcaatttgttctcgataaatgcattttaattagttcttcaatttggtgccaacctaatgaagtcatctcaacttgatgccaacctgacaaaattatcaatttagttgccagtagtcaacaactgttttgaagaggtactctttctagattatagttctatagtaacatatgattaatggacatttcaattataattaagtgattgggagaagaagaatatacatgctaaaagacgaactttacacccttagagttgaaatatcgctaaaagatttcttagtgagatAATTACACTAATATTACTTCATTAAGCACATTTGTTACtcctttgaatgaaaaagactaagaaattgtcaaaaaccagcagatttattgatacttagaaagaccggtttctaagtctttctaagtatcaataaatatgtggtttttgacaatttcttagttttttcattcaatataaataattaccacaatatcaactcctcaactacacaaaaagtgatttgTTACTCCCTTTACATTAATTCCAAGTCTTCATAAAAATGTCTAAAAATTCAAGCGAGGCACTCATCGGGAATCGATTcctaaaaaacaaaaaaatgcaTAAATATTAGTAAAAATAATCCAATTCATCAGCAATCTCTATAAAAATTAGAAAGGAAGTGGTGGATGTGAAAGAGTTCAGCAGCTTGAGGCATAATTGGGAGAtaagttgaataattaaaatatgtgcacaaaaataaacatttccaGCCAATTCTATTGATTCAAGAACACACACTAGAAGTAATATTTAGCACTCTtctgtagaataataaatatgataattttatccaaAAAACTATTTTTGCGAACATGAGCTTGAAAATCGTTTCATATTTGGTACACGATCATTTCGTAAGTAAAAACCTATTCCACTTCACATAAACAAGTCGAATCTGATAAGAtctgatcagctgttttcagcacaacattttttttttaagattacgtcctaaggACTCCAGttatggagtataagacaagtcaggtcaataattttacataaaaaattatatatttacataaatatgtAATTTTACATGAACAATTTCAAAGAAATGACCCAGAAATAACATTTCCAACTGGAAAACATTACTGTAATcgtgaaattgattattttgagatTTGACTTACTTGTGGAAATAATTTGCAAAGTTCCTTCCATAGATTTTTAAGTATTGAACGTTGATCACGTTGGCTCTGGAAATGAGAAAGAATCAACAGTCAGTAGAAATACGAATACCGTAAATCAATAACCAGCCCACCACAAAATCGTTTATCAAGAATAATGTTTCTAATATACAGTACTATACTATATTCACTAactaaatgaatattatttaatacaGAGTAGAATCAGTATTTAGTaatctatgtttggttttgaaacatcggaatttaaaaatctactttgtgaaaataattaagaactgaaaattttgtgtttatgaaaatctacaagacttaacctatttcggactatgtgtaaccttatctaaatctgggagaggagtagcacaaggctaccttatttttcctctccctatcattttgatgatttacttattgtatgaatcaataaagaatcattTGAGGAGAGcactatttttttctcaatttgatttgtttaatctagtaattatttagcgttgtattggagggttgagtgtaagagagggccggctgcgccctaactccgccctcctaggtaaaaaatGAAGGCAGCGATTCTATTCCATTCTCTCTCTATTTGTTTGTTATCACAAAGATAGTTTCCAAAAAATGGTGACCTTGGTTGGAATAGACCTCAAATAGCCACAATGAGCTTGACAATATAGGGAATATTGTCCAGGATAGTTGCCGATAAAATACAAGAAGTAACaaggaatataattaaaatatatcttcatatttatgtatttatttattcatatgaaaatacaattcaggtaaaaacaacaggcatttgcccaaaactgcttcaaaccttaatttggaatacacagtctaaaggttatgctacttacgtaacttaaatgataattcgtacacaattttgagtccaaaaaaatgtatctactacaattttgaatttatcagattgatcaatttccaaatacaaatccaaacaaaactcttccttcacaattgcaaaaaatattgaaattttcactCAAATCCACAAACTCATGTAAACATGATACATTGAACCCTGTACTAAAATTATCACAAGAAAACCGTCCATTTCAAGCAAAATAATTGAACCTACCTTATTCAATAGGATTGTTGGAATGAATGAAACAGGCGGCCTTAGAATGTCAGTTGATTCTCCATGCTCTTTGAGCAATAGATCCCCTTCGGAGCCAGCAGCACATTCCTGTATCGGTTTCCAGTCAACACCATGGTCCCTACAACACTGAAGAAAAAAACATAGATCACTTTCAAAATTATGATGCTTATGACATTTTCACACCAACAATGGAGAAATTGGTAATCACTATTAAACATGCATGatacatttatttttcctacagttacgttgaaaagtgcccattgctgcactgattacagaacgtaaagaatcacttttccgctctagtgcgggaaaaaattttctgcactccagatttgcaacatggcaacgcaaaatacttagtaggttatatggagcaccaatgcagcaaaatcaaaatgaagttggtaacagtgactgctgtggctgctatagtgagccgAGGTGCAAtgaagcacaacgagcaaattattaagtatatattataaccaaggacaacatttttattcaatttgacaataaattaaggtttttatcgataataaaattacacagaaaaacatttgatgcatttcaggcaattttacccataattacccacttttcatattcaatggtaactgtaggaaaaacttaatgtgaaatacgtgcgcaaagttcctctgctgcactcaacaaaccattccaagtaaacgtttctttcggtgcagcaaactgtcactttgcgcactagttgcacaaataactattttaatctactttcaatttaaagaaaatataattgctataattattactaaacgagaatcccaattaaatgctgtaaatcacccggaagacttctgctaatgcaaatattgacaacagggtaaaaagcttagatggaaattcgatgagtgaTACTATactaaaattatttgtcagcccgggaaaatTAGTCATcctttgtatagtagcgctcatcgaatctCCTTCTAAGcttttaccctgttgtcaatatttgcagtagcagaagtcttcgggggtgatttacagcattaatgggatttttgtttattaataatattcattaattagcatttgaacaaatgcaacttcaaacttattttcatcTGTATAATTGTTATAGTTTACTGATTTCATTCACAAATTAACACCaatggaaatttcaaaaataatttcatgtatTGAGTTAAAATGGACGATGAGGCTTTGGGCGTGTATGCTATTCTGCGACTGTATAAGgatcaaattgaataactcAGTTCAAGCACCAATTCAGGGCTCGTTGCTATCATCTAGCGTATTCCATTCATAGCATATAACTACCGAAAACGCAGATCAGCATTAAATATGAATCATGTTGCATGAAAAATATCCAAAGAAGTAAAGgaatgagaatgagagagataaaTTACAACTTAAATTATAACAATGGTTTACATTTTCCGACACTGCAAATTCTTTAAACTTTCTTgaatgacaacgcaaaatactaGCAAAACCAAGCTCCTTGTACGctagcgtcaactagtctccccgacagctaattccctactggttcagaggggactagttgtcgggaccgaagacgacaaccaagctccttgcacgctagcgtcaactagtctccccgacagctaattccctactggt
Proteins encoded:
- the LOC111047525 gene encoding LOW QUALITY PROTEIN: N-acetyltransferase family 8 member 3 (The sequence of the model RefSeq protein was modified relative to this genomic sequence to represent the inferred CDS: inserted 3 bases in 2 codons; deleted 1 base in 1 codon; substituted 1 base at 1 genomic stop codon; added 20 bases not found in genome assembly) yields the protein MDTFVVIRDYKPGDENMCYEIVKEGTMSTVNTAFINGLTREITFQSMVLSSALLFIFFGLPFGFCLASIPGVVVFMYFCIYSGHKSKRYKFXQDMYNIPRVYMSSKYTGFWVAEVXEPAANFKSGLVKCPFSVKKILTVKNIDTALYFKKIVGTVAIKKXKQRGYAWLRRMAVSSSYQRLGIAAALLKEALDFCQDKYVGVELVTTECHDVARDFYLKKGFELRNMFTSDWKAVIKTELDFRNRRNELSLHQKN